The Epinephelus lanceolatus isolate andai-2023 chromosome 10, ASM4190304v1, whole genome shotgun sequence genomic sequence GAAACAACAGTGCATCAAAGACTCCAATGTGAGTCCatctcctggtaaaaaccttttGTTCTACTGCCTTTTGCTCTGAGCTTTCCAGCATAAATCTATTCTCATTAGTTACCTGGGGTGCAGGAGCTGAACATGGCAGTCCAATACAAGCAGGCAGCGTCCCCCAGTGGTGCGTTGCAAAACAGTGTGGAAGAACTGGTGGAAAAAAGATACAAGTTGGTCAAGTGGGAAGGCCTGTTAGTGGTGCTTGCTTGGCCAATCAGCAGCTTTGGGGCTTTCCATTGGCTAACAGGGAGTTGTCAATCAAATCCTCCAGAGGATGGTTTTCTGTGGTCTCCTCAGTGCTGTTTAGGAGGTCGTGGAGTGAAGATCCCTCCGTGAAAACCCACGTTTAAGCACTTTATTAGGCTCATTCACACTTTATAGTAGGATACACTCTTGGACTGTTTTTTACTCCTGTAGGTGGTTATGTATTTCATGTGCATGACATTCCCTTTAGTAAAATATTGATAAAATTTAataagttttattttaaaaagaaagaaaaaaagaaaacccatGTGTTTACACTGAAATTGCAATATCACAGCATAAAAATACGCCATTGCAGGTAAAGATCCTGCATTCAGAAGCTTATTTAACTAAAAGTGTGAGCAACAAAATGCAAGTAGGCCTAcagtaaattattattaaagtattaaaagtaaaagttctcAACAATATTAGGCAGAACTGTACAGTTCAGCATAACATTATCTTCatcatatatgtatatttttacaataTTATTGCTGCAATATGAAGATTTGAACTACTTTTAATACTTCTACGTGATAAATGAATCtataaaaatatcatatttcataatattcatgtttttatgttaaacTCCATCGCTGCAAAGTAACTTAGTGCACACTACAGTGGTAAAAATAGATGTAGTGTAGTTAAAAGTAAATACTAAAATTGTACTttaaattataatataatataatataaatggTGAAGCTCGTGCATCTATTATtgttttgcattaaaaaatagGCGCTCACATCGATGATATTTCTAAATGCAGATGTGTGATAAGGTTTATGTTGCTTCTTCAGTCACAATGATCAAAAGCatcaaaagaataaaaaacCTGGAACCAGTTTATAATCCCAGTGAGACGTGCAAAGTGCACTCAGTCCCCTGCCATACCCAGCTGACGCCCATGGGTGGCAGGGCTGTTCCGGACCACTGGACGGGGGGGGACGGactgctctctgattggtcggCGGTGTGCGCGTCCCCGTCGTCTCCTCCCGGTTTTCCTGGCATGACCTTTTCCCTTGGCAACCACTTCCTCCGAGCATCCACGGCCATCTTTAATTTTaactcattcatgaaaagttgTTTGGCTCATGTAAACACGCCGAGCGACACGTTTTGCGCACGAAGCAGCATCGACGGCGCAGTGTACATGTAGTTATCCAGCGACCTGCTCCAAACAGAGCCGAGCAGCACCGCAGCAGGCTGTCCGCCGAGACTAAGTAAACACCGAAAGCGTACGTGCATTATTGTTCAGTGTAGCGTCTTGTGCATCACTCAGGGACGTTTCCGCACATGTTTTCACGCTGCTGTTTGCACATTATGCTCTTAGATAAACTGTGTGAATGAGCTGTACACGTGTGTGGATACTAACGTGTTGCGTTTTGGACGGAAGGAGAAGTGTATTGTGCTCCCGAAAGAGACAGCAGGTGGAGCGCTAGAATAAGTGTGTGGATCATTGTCTGAAGGGCACAGCTGAGTAGTCACCACTGCCATGTTGATCTGCACATATCACAGCAACATTAAGATCAAAGTGTTCATTTATGACCTCACTGAGGAGTTTTATAAAACAAATTAGACACTTAAGTTTTGCTTTCACATGCTCGTGAGCTGCCAGCAACACCAGCTGGTTgtcattcatttgtttgtgaTCCATGGCAGGATGAGAAAGAAGCAGACTGCCAAACAGAGGAAGACTGAGGAGACTACAGTTGTCCAGGAGTTTGTGGTGGAAAAAATAATCCGCCGCAGAATCTTTAATGGAAGAGTGGAGTACTTCCTGAAGTGGAAAGGTTTCACTGAGTGAGTGCTTGCTTTTATAGTATGATTTTTGTTGTCATGCATGATGTTAAAATGTGCTCTCCCCTCCTTACAGTGCAGAAAACACATGGGAACCTGAGGACAATCTCGACTGCCCTGAACTCATTGAAGAGTTTTTGAGAAACACCCATTTCTCAGAGGGGAATGAGGAAGAGCTAAACGAACAAGAGTTCATTCCTAAAGAAGAAATGACAGAGCAGGAGACGGAAATTGTGAGTATGTGAGCTATGCAGTGCTGGAGGGGCTGTAAATGTATGTTGTTTCCATGTTATTCACGGAACTTCCTCACCTAAATctgtaaaaaggaaaaacaacaacttatTGTTAGGATGCTTTTTCTGTAGTGTGTGACAGTCTGAAAATCCAGGAAGCCTTGTGTTAGAAAGAAGCCGCGCTGAAGTCGAGTAAAACCATCTGACCATATTGGCAGATTATGTTCCTACTTTTTTAGAGTTTAAAGGCTGAATATGAAACTAAATGGTGTGTGAAGGTGGCTAGTTCCACAACGTCCCTGAAAGTGAAAGCAGTAaaaaatttcctttttttcGCAGTGGGCTTGTATGGTAGAAATGCGGATGTTGTCTTTGTGGTTTCTTCTAACTGCttgtcctctgtccttgtcACTCTCCTTGCAGTCCTGCATGCAGTCTCAGCAGCAGGCTCACACTGTGCAGAGCAACAGCGAGCCAAATGACGAGCAGTCAGACACCCCCACCGACCTCAGCACTTACCTCGAGCCTGAATGCATCATCGgctccacagacagacagggagagctCATGTTTCTCGTCAAATGGTAACTGCACCACTTCCTCTTTTGTTTCTCTGCCACGGGTTGACTAAATGTTTGCATGATGTTCGCGTTTAAAGCTGCAGTCTAAATGTTCAAACTACCGAAAGGACGATGGAGCATCTAGTGTCAGGTTTATTAGGGTGTTGTTGTAGGCACGCAGTGACAACCTCAGTAATGTTATGCAAAATGAATTTATCATTAACTAAAGAGACAAAGTCTTACAACATTTTCAATGACCACCTGACGAAACAGACCTCAGATTAGTAACTGATTATGCGAACATACAGTACCACCATGAAAAAGAAGCAGTACGCCCTCACAAATGCAGCcactcactttttattttttaaacacagggcTGTTTTGGTCTGATAAGATAGTTttagttgcattatgggaagtggAGGACCTAGTGTTTTGGAACTTGATGCATACAAGCCAAGGCAAGCTTACTTTGCTTATTAGCACCTTTTAATCACAAAGGgaaatgaaactgctttaccTGATAGGAAGAAATGCATGagaacatttaaaacaataaaataggaaaaatcCATTCAAGTAGATTAAAATAAGATTAACTAGAAAAGTGTACTCAGTAGAGTGCCAGTCTCTTATAGTCAAAATGGCAGCAAAGATAGCAAAAAATGGGGATTTTAATCAACTCATATCATGtctaactttagtggatcataacatatcagGTATCTGTAGATGCTtgggttcaaaatgagaccaaactttttaTGGATatcagtttttgagccatgatcaaggccaaaatgtggcctgcagcAGATGTTAAGACTTGTTTTTAGCAGAGACGGTTTCTGGAAAACTTGTGGACCCCTTACCGGCCGGTTAAGAGGAGTAAGGTGTCCAATGACTGTGTAAAATGGTTAATAAAACAGGTTCTTCAACAGTTGTGAATTGTAAGAGATCCTTGAGCATGCAGTTATTtatgtgcagacaaaatatgaggctgattggtccagtagtttgcgagATTAGCTGccgacagagagagacacacacatgcttacGCCTAGCAgagacaataaaatacaacacaaatgGACAAAAAATGATCAACCAGAAACTCAAATATCTTTTGTGAGTCCCCAGTTTTAAGGACATGCAGTGCTTAACATCTGCATCACCCATTTGAGGCATAATAACTGTCTGGATATTTCAGAAGTACAGAATTCACAGACTGATTGCACTTCCTCTTCTCAGTACCCTTTACCAAACTGGCAGgagtgtgtgctgctgctggaacaTTTCTACAAATTTCCATTTTTTGCGTGTTTCCCCACAGGAAGAACTCTGACGATGTGGCCCTGCTGCCGGCCCGCGAAGCCAGTGCCAGGTGTCCCCAGGTGGTCATCGACTTCTACGAGCAGAAGCTGACCTGGCACTGTGGAGACGAGGAGCAGTGAAGTGTGCGCGCGGGTTGTGTACAGAGGCGAACTGATAAACAGCTGCGCTCTCACCTAAAGCTTAGTTTAACCTCCATCGAGTGTCCTCCTTCAGCTGACATTAGAGGCATGCTGTGTGAAATTACGCCGCAGGTAGAGTCTCTGGCAGGTGCGAGATCCTCAGCGGGGATGGATTTTATAGTGCTCCCAGTCCCGTGGTGCTCAACGAGGTCTTTGTGCCTTTGCGGAGATTGCGATGGAGACTGAAACTAACCTTCTGTGTAGAGCAGCTGATTTGAGGTCAGACTAACTTGTAGCAGCTTTGGTCTCGCGTAAGCGGACACAATCACTGTGgacatgtgttttgtttttattgttagaCAGTAAGTTAGTATTTATAGTCCTGTTTAGCTACATCTTGGTTGTTTAGTGTGTGCTTTATATCTTTTATAGCAACACTCTGTAGGCAGAGTGAACTAACAGCTGTCCGACCCGTACCTCCAGTCCATGTAGCTATTAGTCAGAGCTGAAGATTGTAGACCTGTTGTTCGAACGTCTGGTGTTTGAACTTGTATTGTGTGAGGTGTTCATAGTCACAGCCTTTACTGTGTCTTACTGTGTTCTTGTATGACCATTGTGTTTGATgtcaaatatttataaaatgttGCCCGCCATAAATTCCCCCACATTTCCAATCAGCTGCTAAGTACCAAATATTTTCTCCTCGTGAGTATTGAAATATAATAAGAATATGGTTGAGTTTTCAAAAAATAGTATTTGGTGTTCACACAAAGTGACACGCTGACAGAATGAATCAAAAGTCCaaatatttctaaaataaatCTATTAAGATTTACACAATAACCTTTGTGTGCCTGTGATGGCTAATaagattgtaaaatgtagcacTTTAGATAGGAGACTGTCCAATTTTGCGGGGCATCGTCCTCCAATAATTATACAGGTCCATGACACCTGTATCCTGATGGCACTGTCCTGACTTGACATATCTCCCATGACTGTTATGGGACACTCAGCTAACCCTTAGACCTCCTAAAACATACCTGCTACTGAATTACTGTAACCGTTGACCATGGATCTGTGAAGTCTCTGTGAATAAAGGAAACCTTTTTGTGAAGCTTTTCTCTTCAAGTTTTTTATTGTCACATTTGTCACGTGCTGAATCATGTGAGAGAGTAGAGAAGGAAAAACTTTATTGCCTGCTTTTAGCATGCAAAAGCATAATTTGTCTTTGGTTTGCACATGCGCGAAATCTgttattaaaaagacaaagttaaTACACATaggacacattaaaaaaaaaacacacaaagtgaaAGTTACATTAAAATGAGCAGCAGGTTCTCAATAATGAGGACTCAATGAAGGTTGAATGAAAGTGCTGTTTGCTGAGGTGGCAAACTAATCATACATTTTCTGTCCAAACTGATcaacagaggtgggaccaagtcattgctTGGCAAGCCACAAGTAATTCTTGTGTCTTTGCACCAAAGTCTCAAGTCCTGTCCCATGTCAAGACATGCAAGTCAAATCCCAAGGCCttaactttgagtttcaagtcctgAACAAGGCGAATGCACTCTTcgccaaatgtaatgccatctTAACAACACTAAAAGTTAAATTCACACAAATTATGTATGTGTTTTAGAATTGGAATTTATTTGttataacaagtttgttaaaaagtaTGAAACtgtttagctaatgttagctaagcaATAGCTCACTAACTTTGTTAATATTAGCCTGGACTTATGTTTATTGTGCAActtcaaatgtcaaacaaaGTTGGAGGTTGTTGCCTCTCCATCTGTAATTTtcatatgtgatgaggtcggagtgagaatgtgtcagTTGACCACCACAGAAATTTTATAGGTGAATTAAATTATCTTTGGTGTCGTTTTTTCCAACTGACACTCAGTAACGTAAcgttagt encodes the following:
- the cbx3b gene encoding chromobox protein homolog 3b — encoded protein: MRKKQTAKQRKTEETTVVQEFVVEKIIRRRIFNGRVEYFLKWKGFTDAENTWEPEDNLDCPELIEEFLRNTHFSEGNEEELNEQEFIPKEEMTEQETEISCMQSQQQAHTVQSNSEPNDEQSDTPTDLSTYLEPECIIGSTDRQGELMFLVKWKNSDDVALLPAREASARCPQVVIDFYEQKLTWHCGDEEQ